From a region of the Sander lucioperca isolate FBNREF2018 chromosome 8, SLUC_FBN_1.2, whole genome shotgun sequence genome:
- the sowahca gene encoding ankyrin repeat domain-containing protein SOWAHC, producing the protein MTMASQCTEQAVQEFLMERGGRVQQMELIDHFLSVSGQNDQSKEGVDREALKCIVNNVGFVKVENGVTFVCLNTEGSAESVMRTDAGGHDHVECNGNIQETLDNSYVNGNPDNGDQTEASSFLAASMDNGTPSNGNEQPAASFQNNKTSTATPTSGGGGEVKLRERRRRESAPVIGVADLDQAHPAGSHNQQVRGARRVSKGSQRALLTSCLSEDSAFEGLEPVGDINTPKGSRRNFIELMMSSSPQVRRSLINRGSRLWDSVRSDGDSASLLSSATDEDCASVTLDPLEHEWMLCASDGLWESLQPLLAVEPSLVAKRDFVTGFTCLHWAAKQGKAELLSQLLAFAKENTIPVNVNVRSSAGYTPLHLAAMHGHTQVVRVLLSDWEADPEARDYSGRRAIQYLSPPLAADLQEEGVVTSPGAETDNENINSGSSGGRGWRFPRVLQGNLNPLRLLNPPAEAAEDGVVTGRTKGGLQRKSSLSRLNARLHRGRHRAQIIHSASFRDAGEVGRGEALPMSPLRTRPLSNLFG; encoded by the exons ATGACAATGGCGTCCCAGTGCACGGAGCAAGCCGTGCAGGAGTTCCtgatggagagaggagggagggtcCAACAGATGGAGCTGATCGATCATTTCCTATCAGTTTCGGGACAAAATGACCAGTCAAAGGAAGGGGTGGATCGCGAGGCGCTAAAATGCATCGTTAACAACGTGGGTTTTGTAAAGGTGGAAAACGGCGtgacatttgtttgtttaaacaCAGAAGGCAGCGCGGAGTCGGTGATGCGTACGGACGCAGGCGGCCACGATCATGTGGAGTGCAACGGTAATATCCAGGAGACACTGGACAACAGCTATGTAAACGGCAACCCTGACAACGGAGACCAAACAG AAGCATCCAGCTTTTTGGCTGCCAGCATGGACAATGGCACACCATCTAATGGCAATGAGCAACCTGCAGCCTCCTTCCAGAATAATAAGACCAGTACAGCGACTCCTACCTCTGGTGGAGGAGGGGAGGTGAAGCTGAGGGAGAGGAGAAGGCGGGAGTCGGCCCCAGTCATTGGGGTGGCAGATCTGGACCAGGCTCACCCTGCAGGGTCCCACAACCAGCAGGTGAGAGGGGCCCGCAGGGTGTCCAAAGGGTCCCAGCGGGCCTTGCTGACCAGCTGTCTATCTGAAGACAGCGCCTTTGAAGGGCTGGAACCTGTTGGAGATATCAACACACCCAAGGGAAGTCGCAGGAACTTCATAGAGCTGATGATGAGTAGTTCTCCTCAG GTTCGGAGGTCTCTGATCAACCGTGGTTCACGCCTCTGGGACTCAGTGAGGAGCGATGGAGATTCGGCATCGCTCCTCTCGTCAGCCACTGATGAGGACTGTGCCTCAGTGACCCTGGACCCGCTGGAACACGAGTGGATGCTGTGCGCCTCAGATGGCCTGTGGGAAAGCCTGCAGCCCTTGCTCGCTGTGGAACCTAGCCTAGTAGCCAAGAGAGACTTTGTGACTGGCTTTACCTGCCTCCACTGGGCGGCTAAGCAAGGCAAAGCTGAGCTGCTCTCCCAGCTGCTGGCCTTCGCCAAGGAGAACACTATACCTGTGAATGTAAATGTGAGATCAAGTGCTGGATACACACCGCTACACCTGGCAGCTatgcatggacacacacag GTGGTCCGTGTGCTGCTGTCAGACTGGGAGGCAGACCCTGAGGCTCGAGACTACAGCGGGAGGCGAGCCATCCAGTACCTGTCGCCACCGCTGGCTGCTGACCTGCAGGAGGAGGGAGTGGTCACCTCACCCGGAGCTGAGACAGACAACGAAAACATAAACAGCGGCAGTAGCGGAGGGCGCGGCTGGCGATTTCCCAGGGTCCTCCAGGGCAATCTGAACCCACTGCGACTCCTGAACCCACCCGCTGAGGCAGCAGAGGACGGAGTCGTGACCGGGAGGACCAAGGGGGGCTTACAGAGGAAGTCGTCTCTGAGCCGGCTGAACGCCCGGCTGCACCGAGGACGCCACCGAGCCCAGATCATCCACAGCGCCTCCTTTAGGGACGCGGGCGAGGTGGGACGAGGAGAGGCGCTCCCCATGAGCCCTCTCCGAACCCGACCACTGTCCAACCTGTTTGGATAA